In one window of Calypte anna isolate BGI_N300 chromosome 1, bCalAnn1_v1.p, whole genome shotgun sequence DNA:
- the CCT8 gene encoding T-complex protein 1 subunit theta isoform X3 — MALHVPKAPGFAQMLKEGAKHYSGLEEAVYRNIQACKELAQTTRTAYGPNGMNKMVINHLEKLFVTNDAATILRELEVQHPAAKMLVMASHMQEQEVGDGTNFVLVFAGVLLELAEDLLRMGLSVSEVIEGYEKACKKALEILPDLVCCSAKNLRDVEEVASLLHTSVMSKQYGNEQFLAKLIAQACVSILPSSGHFNVDNIRVCKIVGAGISASSVLHGMVFKKETEGDVTSVKDAKIAVYSCPFDGMITETKGTVLIKNADELMNFSKGEENLMDLQVKAIADSGANVVVTGGKVADMALHYANKYNLMLVRLNSKWDLRRLCKTVGATALPRLTPPTLEEMGHCDNVYLSEVGDTQVVVFKHEKEDGAISTILIRGSTDNLMDDIERAVDDGVNTFKVLTRDKRLVPGGGATEIELAKQITSYGETCPGLDQYAIKKFAEAFEAIPRALAENSGVKANEVISKLYAVHQEGKKNVGFDIEAEAAAVKDMLEAGVLDTYLGKSWGIKLATNAAVTVLRVDQIIMAKPAGGPKPPSGKKDWDEDQND, encoded by the exons ATGGCGCTGCACGTTCCCAAGGCCCCGGGCTTCGCCCAGATGCTTAAGGAGGGGGCGAAG cATTATTCAGGACTAGAAGAAGCTGTCTATAGGAACATCCAGGCATGCAAAGAACTTGCTCAAACCACCCGTACAGCTTATGGGCCAAACG GCATGAACAAAATGGTTATCAATCATCTGGAGAAGCTTTTTGTTACAAATGATGCTGCTACTATCTTGAGAGAGCTGGAG GTCCAGCATCCTGCTGCAAAAATGCTTGTGATGGCTTCCCACATGCAAGAGCAAGAAGTTGGAGATGGAACaaattttgttcttgtttttgcTGGAGTTCTTCTGGAGCTAGCAGAAGACCTTCTGAGGATGGGATTATCAGTCTCAGAG GTGATTGAAGGATATGAAAAGGCTTGCAAGAAAGCCTTAGAGATTCTTCCAGACTTGGTGTGCTGTTCTGCAAAGAACCTTAGAGATGTTGAAGAAGTGGCATCTTTGTTGCACACTTCAGTGATGAGCAAACAGTATGGCAATGAACAGTTTTTGGCAAAGCTGATTGCTCAGGCCTGTG TTTCTATTCTTCCCAGTTCTGGTCATTTCAACGTTGATAATATCAGAGTGTGTAAAATTGTG ggTGCTGGTATCTCTGCATCCTCAGTACTGCATGgcatggtttttaaaaaagaaactgaaggagaTGTTACTTCTGTCAAAGATGCAAAAATAGCTGTATATTCTTGCCCTTTTGATGGTATGATAACTGAAACTAAG GGCACAGTACTTATAAAGAATGCTGATGAGCTGATGAATTTCagtaaaggagaagaaaatctaATGGATTTGCAAGTCAAAGCTATTGCTGATAGTGGTGCCAATGTGGTAGTAACAGGTGGCAAAGTGGCAGACATGGCACTTCATTATGCCAACAAATACAATCTTATGTTAGTCAG GTTGAACTCAAAGTGGGATCTGAGAAGACTGTGCAAAACTGTTGGTGCAACAGCCCTACCCAGACTG actCCCCCTACTCTAGAAGAAATGGGTCACTGTGATAATGTGTATTTGTCAGAGGTTGGGGATACACAAGTTGTGGTGTTTAAGCACG aaaaagaggatGGTGCCATTTCTACTATACTCATCCGTGGTTCTACAGACAATCTGATGGATGACATAGAGAGAGCTGTGGACGATGGCGTAAATACTTTCAAAGTACTCACAAGA GATAAACGTCTTGTTCCTGGAGGTGGTGCAACAGAGATTGAATTAGCCAAGCAGATCACATCTTATGGAGAG ACCTGTCCAGGACTTGACCAATATGCCATCAAGAAGTTTGCTGAGGCATTTGAAGCCATTCCTCGAGCACTGGCAGAAAACTCTGGAGTGAAGGCTAATGAGGTCATCTCCAAGCTTTATGCTGTGCatcaggaaggaaagaaaaatgttggaTTTGATATTGAG GCCgaagctgctgctgtgaagGATATGTTGGAAGCTGGCGTATTAGACACATACCTTGGAAAATCTTGGGGTATCAAGCTGGCTACAAATGCAGCAGTAACTGTCCTAAGGGTAGATCAG ATCATTATGGCAAAACCAGCTGGTGGCCCTAAACCTCCATCAGGAAAGAAAGACTGGGATGAAGACCAAAATGATTGA
- the CCT8 gene encoding T-complex protein 1 subunit theta isoform X2 — MALHVPKAPGFAQMLKEGAKHYSGLEEAVYRNIQACKELAQTTRTAYGPNGMNKMVINHLEKLFVTNDAATILRELEVQHPAAKMLVMASHMQEQEVGDGTNFVLVFAGVLLELAEDLLRMGLSVSEVIEGYEKACKKALEILPDLVCCSAKNLRDVEEVASLLHTSVMSKQYGNEQFLAKLIAQACVSILPSSGHFNVDNIRVCKIVGAGISASSVLHGMVFKKETEGDVTSVKDAKIAVYSCPFDGMITETKGTVLIKNADELMNFSKGEENLMDLQVKAIADSGANVVVTGGKVADMALHYANKYNLMLVRLNSKWDLRRLCKTVGATALPRLTPPTLEEMGHCDNVYLSEVGDTQVVVFKHEKEDGAISTILIRGSTDNLMDDIERAVDDGVNTFKVLTRDKRLVPGGGATEIELAKQITSYGETCPGLDQYAIKKFAEAFEAIPRALAENSGVKANEVISKLYAVHQEGKKNVGFDIEAEAAAVKDMLEAGVLDTYLGKSWGIKLATNAAVTVLRVDQIIMAKAAGGPKAPKQQGHWDKDDWKDEPEK, encoded by the exons ATGGCGCTGCACGTTCCCAAGGCCCCGGGCTTCGCCCAGATGCTTAAGGAGGGGGCGAAG cATTATTCAGGACTAGAAGAAGCTGTCTATAGGAACATCCAGGCATGCAAAGAACTTGCTCAAACCACCCGTACAGCTTATGGGCCAAACG GCATGAACAAAATGGTTATCAATCATCTGGAGAAGCTTTTTGTTACAAATGATGCTGCTACTATCTTGAGAGAGCTGGAG GTCCAGCATCCTGCTGCAAAAATGCTTGTGATGGCTTCCCACATGCAAGAGCAAGAAGTTGGAGATGGAACaaattttgttcttgtttttgcTGGAGTTCTTCTGGAGCTAGCAGAAGACCTTCTGAGGATGGGATTATCAGTCTCAGAG GTGATTGAAGGATATGAAAAGGCTTGCAAGAAAGCCTTAGAGATTCTTCCAGACTTGGTGTGCTGTTCTGCAAAGAACCTTAGAGATGTTGAAGAAGTGGCATCTTTGTTGCACACTTCAGTGATGAGCAAACAGTATGGCAATGAACAGTTTTTGGCAAAGCTGATTGCTCAGGCCTGTG TTTCTATTCTTCCCAGTTCTGGTCATTTCAACGTTGATAATATCAGAGTGTGTAAAATTGTG ggTGCTGGTATCTCTGCATCCTCAGTACTGCATGgcatggtttttaaaaaagaaactgaaggagaTGTTACTTCTGTCAAAGATGCAAAAATAGCTGTATATTCTTGCCCTTTTGATGGTATGATAACTGAAACTAAG GGCACAGTACTTATAAAGAATGCTGATGAGCTGATGAATTTCagtaaaggagaagaaaatctaATGGATTTGCAAGTCAAAGCTATTGCTGATAGTGGTGCCAATGTGGTAGTAACAGGTGGCAAAGTGGCAGACATGGCACTTCATTATGCCAACAAATACAATCTTATGTTAGTCAG GTTGAACTCAAAGTGGGATCTGAGAAGACTGTGCAAAACTGTTGGTGCAACAGCCCTACCCAGACTG actCCCCCTACTCTAGAAGAAATGGGTCACTGTGATAATGTGTATTTGTCAGAGGTTGGGGATACACAAGTTGTGGTGTTTAAGCACG aaaaagaggatGGTGCCATTTCTACTATACTCATCCGTGGTTCTACAGACAATCTGATGGATGACATAGAGAGAGCTGTGGACGATGGCGTAAATACTTTCAAAGTACTCACAAGA GATAAACGTCTTGTTCCTGGAGGTGGTGCAACAGAGATTGAATTAGCCAAGCAGATCACATCTTATGGAGAG ACCTGTCCAGGACTTGACCAATATGCCATCAAGAAGTTTGCTGAGGCATTTGAAGCCATTCCTCGAGCACTGGCAGAAAACTCTGGAGTGAAGGCTAATGAGGTCATCTCCAAGCTTTATGCTGTGCatcaggaaggaaagaaaaatgttggaTTTGATATTGAG GCCgaagctgctgctgtgaagGATATGTTGGAAGCTGGCGTATTAGACACATACCTTGGAAAATCTTGGGGTATCAAGCTGGCTACAAATGCAGCAGTAACTGTCCTAAGGGTAGATCAG ATTATTATGGCAAAAGCAGCAGGCGGTCCAAAAGCCCCTAAGCAGCAAGGACATTGGGATAAGGATGACTGGAAAGATGAGCCTGAAAAATA A
- the CCT8 gene encoding T-complex protein 1 subunit theta isoform X1: protein MALHVPKAPGFAQMLKEGAKHYSGLEEAVYRNIQACKELAQTTRTAYGPNGMNKMVINHLEKLFVTNDAATILRELEVQHPAAKMLVMASHMQEQEVGDGTNFVLVFAGVLLELAEDLLRMGLSVSEVIEGYEKACKKALEILPDLVCCSAKNLRDVEEVASLLHTSVMSKQYGNEQFLAKLIAQACVSILPSSGHFNVDNIRVCKIVGAGISASSVLHGMVFKKETEGDVTSVKDAKIAVYSCPFDGMITETKGTVLIKNADELMNFSKGEENLMDLQVKAIADSGANVVVTGGKVADMALHYANKYNLMLVRLNSKWDLRRLCKTVGATALPRLTPPTLEEMGHCDNVYLSEVGDTQVVVFKHEKEDGAISTILIRGSTDNLMDDIERAVDDGVNTFKVLTRDKRLVPGGGATEIELAKQITSYGETCPGLDQYAIKKFAEAFEAIPRALAENSGVKANEVISKLYAVHQEGKKNVGFDIEAEAAAVKDMLEAGVLDTYLGKSWGIKLATNAAVTVLRVDQIIMAKAAGGPKAPKQQGHWDKDDWKDEPEK, encoded by the exons ATGGCGCTGCACGTTCCCAAGGCCCCGGGCTTCGCCCAGATGCTTAAGGAGGGGGCGAAG cATTATTCAGGACTAGAAGAAGCTGTCTATAGGAACATCCAGGCATGCAAAGAACTTGCTCAAACCACCCGTACAGCTTATGGGCCAAACG GCATGAACAAAATGGTTATCAATCATCTGGAGAAGCTTTTTGTTACAAATGATGCTGCTACTATCTTGAGAGAGCTGGAG GTCCAGCATCCTGCTGCAAAAATGCTTGTGATGGCTTCCCACATGCAAGAGCAAGAAGTTGGAGATGGAACaaattttgttcttgtttttgcTGGAGTTCTTCTGGAGCTAGCAGAAGACCTTCTGAGGATGGGATTATCAGTCTCAGAG GTGATTGAAGGATATGAAAAGGCTTGCAAGAAAGCCTTAGAGATTCTTCCAGACTTGGTGTGCTGTTCTGCAAAGAACCTTAGAGATGTTGAAGAAGTGGCATCTTTGTTGCACACTTCAGTGATGAGCAAACAGTATGGCAATGAACAGTTTTTGGCAAAGCTGATTGCTCAGGCCTGTG TTTCTATTCTTCCCAGTTCTGGTCATTTCAACGTTGATAATATCAGAGTGTGTAAAATTGTG ggTGCTGGTATCTCTGCATCCTCAGTACTGCATGgcatggtttttaaaaaagaaactgaaggagaTGTTACTTCTGTCAAAGATGCAAAAATAGCTGTATATTCTTGCCCTTTTGATGGTATGATAACTGAAACTAAG GGCACAGTACTTATAAAGAATGCTGATGAGCTGATGAATTTCagtaaaggagaagaaaatctaATGGATTTGCAAGTCAAAGCTATTGCTGATAGTGGTGCCAATGTGGTAGTAACAGGTGGCAAAGTGGCAGACATGGCACTTCATTATGCCAACAAATACAATCTTATGTTAGTCAG GTTGAACTCAAAGTGGGATCTGAGAAGACTGTGCAAAACTGTTGGTGCAACAGCCCTACCCAGACTG actCCCCCTACTCTAGAAGAAATGGGTCACTGTGATAATGTGTATTTGTCAGAGGTTGGGGATACACAAGTTGTGGTGTTTAAGCACG aaaaagaggatGGTGCCATTTCTACTATACTCATCCGTGGTTCTACAGACAATCTGATGGATGACATAGAGAGAGCTGTGGACGATGGCGTAAATACTTTCAAAGTACTCACAAGA GATAAACGTCTTGTTCCTGGAGGTGGTGCAACAGAGATTGAATTAGCCAAGCAGATCACATCTTATGGAGAG ACCTGTCCAGGACTTGACCAATATGCCATCAAGAAGTTTGCTGAGGCATTTGAAGCCATTCCTCGAGCACTGGCAGAAAACTCTGGAGTGAAGGCTAATGAGGTCATCTCCAAGCTTTATGCTGTGCatcaggaaggaaagaaaaatgttggaTTTGATATTGAG GCCgaagctgctgctgtgaagGATATGTTGGAAGCTGGCGTATTAGACACATACCTTGGAAAATCTTGGGGTATCAAGCTGGCTACAAATGCAGCAGTAACTGTCCTAAGGGTAGATCAG ATTATTATGGCAAAAGCAGCAGGCGGTCCAAAAGCCCCTAAGCAGCAAGGACATTGGGATAAGGATGACTGGAAAGATGAGCCTGAAAAATAG